Proteins encoded by one window of Salvia splendens isolate huo1 chromosome 7, SspV2, whole genome shotgun sequence:
- the LOC121742708 gene encoding glyoxylate/hydroxypyruvate/pyruvate reductase 2KGR-like — MENVGVMMTTPMSAYLEQQLQQRFTLFKLWESSQSLADSVKAVVGDAKIGADSKLIDSLPRLEIVSTYSVGLDKIDLEKCRERGIRVTNTPDVLTEDVSDLAIGLALATLRKICACHAFVTAGSWKNGDFQLTTKFSGKSIGILGLGRIGSAIAKRAEAFGCTISYHSRTKRQTTNYRYYSNAVDLAANCQILFVASSLTNETQHIVNREVINALGPQGVLVNIGRGALVDEHGLVSALCEGRLGGAGLDVFENEPDVPEPLLELENVVLLPHVGTDTVETSMTMADLVVANLECHFLGKPLLTPVI; from the exons ATGGAGAACGTGGGAGTGATGATGACCACTCCAATGTCAGCCTACCTTGAGCAACAGCTCCAGCAGCGCTTCACACTCTTCAAGCTCTGGGAATCATCTCAGTCCCTCGCCGACTCAGTGAAAGCGGTGGTCGGCGACGCCAAAATCGGCGCCGATTCCAAACTCATTGACTCTCTCCCCCGCCTCGAGATCGTCTCCACTTACAGCGTCGGCCTCGACAAAATCGACTTGGAAAAGTGCCGAGAGAGAGGAATTAGGGTTACCAACACCCCCGACGTGCTGACGGAAGACGTATCCGACCTAGCAATTGGCCTGGCTCTCGCCACATTGAGGAAAATATGCGCGTGCCATGCGTTTGTCACCGCTGGATCGTGGAAAAATGGGGATTTTCAGCTGACTACTAAG TTCAGTGGAAAATCAATCGGCATACTCGGGCTAGGCAGGATTGGTTCTGCTATAGCTAAAAGAGCTGAGGCGTTTGGGTGTACCATCAGCTACCATTCCCGGACCAAGAGACAGACGACGAACTACAGGTACTACTCCAATGCTGTTGATCTGGCTGCTAACTGTCAAATCCTGTTTGTGGCATCCTCCTTGACAAATGAAACACAACACATTGTGAATCGGGAGGTTATCAATGCATTGGGTCCGCAAGGGGTCCTTGTCAACATAGGACGAGGTGCACTTGTTGATGAACACGGACTTGTGTCTGCATTATGTGAAGGGAGACTGGGTGGCGCCGGACTCGACGTTTTTGAGAATGAACCTGACGTGCCTGAGCCGTTGTTGGAGCTTGAGAATGTAGTCCTGCTGCCTCATGTTGGAACTGACACAGTTGAGACGAGCATGACTATGGCTGATCTCGTTGTTGCCAACTTGGAGTGTCATTTCCTCGGGAAACCGCTGCTGACTCCGGTGATCTGA
- the LOC121811405 gene encoding 60S ribosomal protein L37-2-like: protein MTKGTGSFGKRRNKTHTLCVRCGRRSFHLQKSRCSACAYPAARKRTYNWSVKAIRRKTTGTGRMRYLRNVPRRFKTNFREGTEAAPRKKAAAVSA from the exons ATG ACGAAGGGAACCGGGAGTTTTGGAAAGAGGAGGAACAAGACACACACACTCTGTGTGAGGTGCGGCCGCCGCAGCTTCCATTTGCAGAAGAGCCGCTGCTCCGCCTGCGCTTATCCCGCTGCTCGCAAGAGGACAT ACAACTGGAGTGTGAAGGCCATCCGTAGAAAGACCACCGGAACTGGTCGCATGAGGTACCTACGCAATGTACCCCGCAGATTCAAGACCAATTTCAGAGAAG GTACCGAGGCTGCACCAAGGAAGAAGGCCGCAGCTGTCTCTGCTTAA